The following is a genomic window from Hyperolius riggenbachi isolate aHypRig1 chromosome 4, aHypRig1.pri, whole genome shotgun sequence.
ATTTGACCTCTTTAGTTCAGGAAAAAGAACAATTTAAAAAAGTCTGGGATTACTGGGATCTGAATGtagagggggagggaagggggagatttGAATCAGATTGTTACCTTGCCTTTAAGTGATATATATTATGTCTTGGCTCTATGAGAGAATCTATATGGATGTCTTCATCTTTTGTCTCTTTTTCTAGACCCATATGATGCTTTAGGTCTCTTTTTTCTACAGCATTTTATGTGATGGACATTTTACTAAGAAGAGAATCGTACCTGCATATGCTTTTATACAATGCCCTATTTTCTTAATTCAATTGATGTAATAACCACACATAGACATAGATGATGTTTATAGTTGCTTTTATTGTGTTCCTCTTTTGAGCAAAAATGTCTATGTGTTGAACTGGAGATAGGTACTGCATTGTTCATGACATTCTCTTGCAGTTAATaaagagttataaaaaaaaaaagaccagttCCGGTTTTCAATCCGAATATggacggatactggggtcggatatccgaattgaattcggatttcaaaatttcaaactcagatatccgacccggatcggatatctaggtatccggatccgaattagttccagatagtgaaaagtggtaagtttcatatcttcagtgttgtcccataaaaAGATATGATAAAACATACCGGTACGTGCTTATCTTCTATTTAAGTCAGGTCTAAGAAAAATAACATAGCATTTAGGAAGAAAAATACAGCATAATAACCCAGCACTGGAAGACAAGATTGCAAATATCTCCACCGCCACCATGTTGATTCCTGATGAGCTCAGATAGGTGGGAACAAATGCTGTCCACACACTGAGAAATATTAGCATGCTGAAACTTATGTTTTTGGCTTCATTATACCGATCTGGGAAATCCTTAGCTAGAAATGCAGTGGCCAAACTTGTCAGAGCTAAGAGTCCAATGTAACCAATTTCTAAAAAGAAAGCCGGGACTGAACCCACATTGCATACTAAGACCACTGTATCAGTGTCTATGCTGACATCTGGAAATGGTGGAGAAGATGAGATCCATGAGACTGTTAGTAAGATCTCAGCTAGAGAACAGAGACAGATCATTGTTATGGACCACCTAGTCCTCAAGAGTTTCTTCAGTTTACTTCCAGGCTTTGTGGCATTAAAGGCAATTAGAACAATCAAGGTTTTAGAAAATATAGTGGAGACTGAAACTGTGAAAGCTACTCCAAAAGCTGTTAGTTGGAGAAGACAACGTATACTAGAGGGCTGACCCATGAATAGCAATGGACAGAGGAAACTGAACATCAGGGAAATAAGAAGGATGTAACTCAGAGTCGGATTGTTGGCTTTCACAACTGGAGAAGCTTGACATTTCCAAAATGTTCCAAAAATAGCCACTGTTGCACTGAAGAGCAGCAGACTGAAGAGTGTAATCAGAATGCTTAAACTTTTCTTGTAGGTAAGAATTTGGATATCCTTTGGAATACACTGATCTCTGTTGTGATTGTGTTTCTCAAACGTGGAACACTTGAAACATCTTTGGGAGTCTGAAAAATGGAATTAAagtaattttaatattttttttcatctaGGGAGGTCAAACATTTAGGGGTCTCCTTTTTAAAGTTGTTTCACAGATGCCACTATGAACCCCCCTTTCCAGAGGCTTACACCCACAGGCCCGGGGGTAGCTAACCTAGCCTCTCTCGGAGAACCAgaggttgggatgaggtttttgtCCATGGTCCTTTGGGAAGAGGGGGAGGCTTTACCACCATGTTTTCCACAGCacccatatcatggaccatgcagTCTGGTATAGCTCAGAGTGCAGAGCCTCACACAGTCTGGACTCCAAATTCTGGCTatgccagcctgcatgggtgataagtggttaaaaaggcttGGAAGGGATGACCCCttgtttatttttatgcaaataataGGTAtgtttgccagggatccttatacagcagcATTGCGGCTGTACAGTTATCCCCGGCAAAAACATTGCAACTTACTGTGGATTGTCGTTGCTCATTACACTATCAGTGTGCTAACAGGAAACCCCGGCAGGAAATTCACTGCCTTAGCTCgggatatacagtatgtaaatcTGCTGTGCTGATGGGTGGGGATACATTATTTAGCTAGCAAATTTaatgattctagcatgtatgggagatGTGCCATTTACTTCAATgcatttcaaccaaaaatatactGGCAAATTCACGAAAATGTGAAATgcagattttaaagtgaaatacgTGGCCATTTCACCCAAAAAAATGTTGGTAAGCAAAAACAGCCCAAGATGCCGAGACCCACGAGATTTAATTTTCAAATGCCTTATAGCCACAGTAAAAGAACAGCACAACTGCAGTACAATGGGAATACATTTGTCTATTAAAGTTGTGGTGTGTTTATggcagtgttgcttgtgaattttttaatgcgattttaaaaaaaatatttgcaaaaatacattgtattttcataATACGGTCAAAGAAAACAATTTTTTAccgcaaaaattcacaaaaagcaTTAAAACTGTTATTGTTAGTGCAGATATCTGTGAGAAATGCAAAAAGAAACCCCACAAACTTATTAAAAAATTGATTTATGATGGCATGTTTTCTCGAAATTTgaattttacataatttttttccaaaaataatgcaaaaagaatatcagcatttttgctCATTACTGGTTTATGGTTTGTTGGTAATGTGGTTCATGTACTCAGGTCTGATGATGGAAATAGAGTTCGGTTACCAATAAGAGGAGAGCAAGCAGGTAACAAAGGAAATTGGGAAGTTGTAGAGGCCACCTACCACATTCTTACAAATAACTTTATTACCAGGCAGAAGCAGGGCACAATACCGTTTTAAGAATATAAAAGAAATGTTGTAGGCATCTTCTCAGTTAGTAGGATCAATCCGGAAAACTCATTTGAAATCATTAGAGTGTCACTGTCAGAAGATATGTGGTGCAACCTATAATGGTTCAGTGTAGCCAATAGCGATGAGCAGGGACAGTCTCAGGAAATGGACATCTGTCCCTGCATGTGCAGGAGCCAAAGCAGAGGGGTTAACTCACTGAAACCACCACCTCTCAATGATGAGGCTGAGGGGGGTGTAGCAACACCCTAAAGAAAAGGACACAGAAACAACAAATTTGGGAGCCCAAAGAGCGTAGTATGTTCAAATAaagggagagaaaaaaataatataaaaagggctactcacaaaggcagGTTGCAGAGGGGTAACCAACCACTTGAatcaggtggagacaatgaacccgacttGACTCGGGGTGTCCAGCCTGGACTGGGGATGGTCGCTCTCTTATAAGGTAAAAAACTGTTTCAAACTATGGTGTCCACCATGTCAGGCCAGAACAGACCCCACTCACCACAAAGTGTGTTCAGAATTGGGCTGAAGAGGCACCAATCCACCTCTCTATctttctctctatctctctatgttCAAAACTGTAACTTTATCTGTAAAAATAGAAGTGTTAGAAAATGGAGAGTAGTGTGGAGTGTCTCTTTGAGAGGTGCAATTGAGGTAAAGAGGAGCCCAGATGTGTATAAAACTAGGTTTAAACCAAGGATAAGATTCAAAAGTAGTAATGCGGTGGTTTACCTCAAGAATGACAATCTCTTGGGACATAAGGCGCCTTTTGTCTTTTGGCTCATTTACAACgggactgttattggcctgaggaggcgggcttgcaccgtgaaatgcgttgcctttGCACTAATAAGCATCTCTGTCCCAAGATATTGTcatttttgaggtaagccaccgcaTTTCTTCTTTCAAATCTTATCCTTGGCATTAACCTAGTTTTATACACATCTGGACACCTTTTTACCCCAATTACTCCTCTTAATGAAACACTCCACACTGCTCTCCATTTTCTAACACTTCTGCCTTCACAGATACAGTTCCAGTTGTGAACATGGAAGTGTTGGAAGATAGAGAGGCAGATGGAGTGTATTGGCTATTTGTGTAACATGCATTTCCATAGCAATGCATGTGTTACTCATGTACCATAAGTTGTGCTGCTAATTACACAATGCAAACAACTCTGCTGTTTAACCCCCCAGGACCgcctcatgccaatgggcgtggccgcggtggcagccccaggaccgcctaactccaactggtgtcaagtcctggggctgcagtttgcaggagattgcgtgcatgctgcgcgtgcatctcctgcttgggggcggagctccgccccgccttcagtctgttagatggcaaaaccggcatctaattaacatgtacagcgctgcaatcagcagcagcgctgtactggggacagccatgtgacacggctgtcccctcctgaggctgttggtggggagaaaagtgtgtgtgtgtgggggggggggaatcactagtgtgctatgttgtgcggccctgcagcttggccttaaagctgcagtggccaatttaactaaAAATAGcccggtctttaggggggtttagcactgtggtcctaaagtggtgaaagtaccagtaatattgccatgcactgtcTGTCTGAGCTTGTGTACAACAATAATGTATTACCAGTTGAGTTGGATATTTCCCCATCTGGGCACTGGACACAGTCATAGCAACATGGAGATTCCTTGTCCCGTTTCACTTTTCTGTATCCCGCTTTACAGGACTCGCAACACACACTTTGCGGCATCTTGGTGCAAAACAGACAAAAGTAATAAATAAGGGCATGTAGGCATGGTATATGTCAGTATTGCATTTTATTTGATGTGCTACATTAACCAGTTCCGTACCACTGGTTCATATATATACACCCCTGGAGACTTCACTCAACACCCAGGGGACAAATGTACACATATCCGTTTGTTTACCAGTCGCCGCGTCGCAGAGCCGCCATTCCACCGCAATCTTGCTGTTTTGTGCTCAGGGAATGAGAACAGCTTGTTCTCAAACCCGATCACAGTGTCTGTAATGGATGAGTGCCTGCAACAATGAGGCACAGCTTCTCATTCACAAAACCCGAACGTAAACAGTACTTCCCTATATTGTTTATAGCACATGGAAgtaagtgtagtgccatcttgtggccaaaaattaaaaattcacTCTAACACAACATTACATACACAAAATATCCTttcctatagttaccaaaataaaacccttgtaaaaaaaaaaaaaagacacattattaaaaaaaaaacatacagtaaatagttaccttatagacttttaaatatgtatgtcatgagggtatattactgttgattttgcaaataaaggctcatAATTATTGTGATAGGATTAAAAatcacaaaacggaaaaaaaaatacaacttaaattccagataaaatattatcaccaaacATTGTACTATGGCCACAAttgtaaacattgtaataaccaggacaaatgggcgaataaaacatgtgggttttatgtatccaAGCACACTTTATTTTAGCTGTCGCCCATCCATGGAGCTTAGTCTTTAAACAAGCGCTGCAAGTGCAAAACTGTTGTCGACCATCTCTCCTTGTGTCAGCTTTAGAAGGGTGATGTATATTTGATGAAACATCTGCATATGTTACCATGTACATCTGACTCATAACAACTACATTAAATGGAAGCTTCCTTTCCTCAGCTTCCCACATtgtctttcttaaagagaacccgaggtgggatttaattatgctagtggggcacagaggctggttgtagtgttgggcgaacagtgttcgccactgttcgggttctgcagaacatcaccctgttcgggtgatgttcgagttcggccgaacacctgacggtgctcggccaaaccgttcggccatatggccgaactaagagcgcatggccgaacgttccccgaacgttcggctagcgctgtgattggccgaacgggtcacgtggttcggacccgaacgcgctctgattggccgaactgtcacgtggttcgggtaaataaatacccgaaccacgtcatatctccgccatttgtctgtgggtttagctttgggtaggcaggcagggtagttcgcgctccagccacgctagccagggtcccccccagtcattgtgtgtcgctgctgggaatagtagtacaccgctcgctcagcattctgtttactgccactctgtgtacctcgctcagccacactatatagcattctgtttactgccactctgtgtctgctgggaatagtagtacaccgcttgcacagccacactatatagcattctgtttactgccactctgtgtacctcgctcagccacactatatagcattctgtttactgccactctgtgtctgctgggaatagtggtacaccgctcgctcagccacactatatagcattctgttcactgttctgtgtctgcttggaatagtggtacaccgctcgttcagccacactatatagcattctgtgtactgttctgtgtctgctgggaacagtagtacaccgctcgttcagccacactatatagcattctgtgtactgttctgtgtctgctgggaacagtagtacaccgctcgctcagccacactatatagcattctgttcactgttctgtgtctgctgggaatagtggtacaccgctcgctcagccacactatatagcattctgttcactgttctgtgtctgctgggaatagtggtacaccgctcgctcagccacactatatagcattctgtttactgttctgtgtctgctgggaatagtggtacaccgctcgctcatccacactatatagcattctgttcactgttctgtgtctgctgggaatagtggtacaccgctcgctcagccacactatatagcattctgttcactgttctgtgtctgctgggaatagtggtacaccgctcgctcagccacactatatagcattctgtttactgccactctgtgtacctcgctcagccacactatatagcattgcgtactctgccagtcagtgtgtatattgctgggatcagtaatactccactcaccgtcaaccactatatgagctcaacatgagttccccagagacctccgctgtgagcagcactcccaacaacagcaacagccaacgccccacgcaagctataacatccaccccagcagccagtggtcagcagcagccctccccggaggagaacgttgtgtccatcagtccgtcgccagagcgattaatgagggctgccattgaggagatgatggggcctgatgtggaggaggaggtctggctcaggccagcatcccaagttaatgttgaggacgatgaggggtctgtgtctggggatgttggggtggcagaggtggtgggtgggtcagactcaggagaagagttgtatgatgaggatgatgatcgggaccatctgtatgtgcctcagagtccgaccccggaaaacatgttgtatcgtgtgtttaggtactaaaatctgcgttccctcccagtagtgttgggcgaacagtgtttgccactgttcgggttctgcagaacatcaccctgttcggggtgactatatagcagactatatagcattgtgtttaatgccactctgtgtacacggctcagccacactatatagcattgtgtttacttccactctgtgtctgctgggaacagtagtacaccgctcacccgccactgtatagcattgtgctctgtgtcactgctgacaatagtggtacaccgctcacccaccactgtatagcatttctgtactgccactgtactgctgccagtcagcgtgtactttaaggataagtgaaatgaggaagaaatccggtgaaagagggaggggcaagggaagaggtgtttcccctgacggttcacgtacaggccacaggggagcacccaagaaaacccactcaatactgcccatgttgtccaggacaacaaccctcacagatccaaaagaacaggaccagataattacttggatgacctctcaagcgtccagcagtgggttaagcagcaccagcacatcacgcacgaggtccgagtcctcagccagttaaagtctgggctttctttgaagactgcactgaggatgttaccatggcgatttgcaaggtgtgcaagacccgcctgagcagggggaaaagtattaacaacctctccaccaccagcatgagccgccacattctatccaaacatcccactctgtgggcaaacgcggcaggacagggtaccaccagcaacactgcctcccttgggttcaccagactcaccaccagacccgcctcagcagcagcagtagcccagccattgcgtggttcacaacattcacaaacatcagacgatgctgacactgtcactttccggactagtgctcttgaggtctcccagtgttcatcaaacacaacaaccaacagcccttcggtgtgcagcgctacggttgagttgtctgtttctgagatgtttgagcacaagaggaaattgccagcaaatgacccccgggccgtggcagtaacagccagccagcatagccaagcttctggcctgcgaaatgctgccatatcgagtggtggagacaaacagcttcaagggcatgatgtcagtggccatcccacgttacgtggttcccagccgctaccactttgcgcgctctgcagtgcctgagttgcatgagcacgtggtcagctaaataacccgaagcttgaagaatgccgttgcctgcaaggttcacctcaccactgacacctggacgagtgcgttcggccagggtcgatacatctcccttaccgcgcactgggtgaaccttgtggagcctggcagcgattcctcacctgctacggcgcgggtgttgcccacgccgcaaacagctggataacaacagcagcacctacctctctgactccttctcctccaacgcatctcaaagctgtacctcatccggaaatgctaacccagcaccagcagcagtaggatcgtggaagcagtgcagcacagctgttggcatgcgtcagcaagcgttgctgaagctgatctgccttggggataagcagcacacaggggaggaaatttggaggggaataaaggaacagacggatttgtggctggcaccgctggacctgaaaccgggcatgaagctagacacctggcacgaactggcaatgtacgcaatagaggtgctggcttgcccggcagccagcgttatgtcggaacgctgtttcagtgctgccggaggcatcatcacagatcggcgtatccgcctctccacagaaaatgcagaccgtctgactcaaattaaaatgaatcaatcctggattggaaacgactacgcaacactcctggaccccaaccaagtaacatgaccgatgaacatctgggatggtttagcgtttccggtccctgtttattgaacctctcatctgtattacatttatgactgcatggcggcaaaaagcattgctgctatatccgcacgctttttgtcctcatgcaaggcctgggttgttgtgtctcacaaagcgtggccttctcctcctgcgcctcctcctgttccatcacgtgtgctgctgctgctgctgctgctgggttagcgttgccgcgtggtccctgtttattgaacctcttatctttattacatttatgactacatggcggtacaaagcatgctatccgcacgctttttgtcctcatgcaaggcctgggttgttgtgtctcacaaagcgtggccttctcctcctgcgcctcctcctgttccatcacgtgtgctgctgctgggttagcgttgccgcgtggtccctgtttattgaaccacttatctttattacatttatgactgcatggtggtacaaagcatgctatccgcacgcttcttgtcctcatgcaaggcctgggttgttgtgtctcaaagcgtggccttctcctcctgcgccaccctcctcctgttccatcacgtgtgctgctgctgggttagcattaccggtcccttttcctggaacctcttatatgtattacatttatgactgcatgccgacaaaaagcatgttacctgtgcaaagaaaacagacatttcccgcatttaaaagacagttttccctttgaaactttaaaatcgattttctcaaaaactataagctctttttgctaaatttttttttcctcttgtacccactcccaaggtgcacataccctgtaaatttggggtatgtagcatataaggaggctttacaaagcacaaaagttcgggtccccattgacttccattatgttcggagttcgggtcgaacacccgaacatcgcggccatgttcggcctgttcggcccgaacccgaacatctagatgttcgcccaacactagctggttgtacacactaacaccagcctctgttgccccatggtgtgcctccaagacccccctgcgcgccgctatactccccgcagtgctagcgacaagcagcgtgttgccagcacaatgtttacctctgcctttCTGTTAGTGCCGTTcctccgcctcctccgtatcggcgctacccgcccgcgtcccttccctcccgctgattggagggaagggatgagggcgggtagcgccgatatggaggaggcgggggagcggcgctaaccgacaggcagaggtaaacattgtgctggcgacacgctgcgtgtcgcttgcACTGCGGGGGCTTTAGCGtcacgcaggggggacatggaggcacaccatggggcaacagaggctggtgttagtgtgcacaaccagcctctgtgccccactagcataattaaatcccacctcggattctctttaaattgatgTATCTAATTACTACTGCTTGGAGTGAATACACGGT
Proteins encoded in this region:
- the LOC137504607 gene encoding vomeronasal type-2 receptor 26-like yields the protein MACLANIQQRNNLPVRRLICDSPTRWNSMILMFDHLLQQEEAINKYLYSYGARADSGELGIFLPRYWTLMHNACRLMHPFEEVTNLMSRSEGAISDLIPYVFFLEHAMRRVVDQDVEQHEQEEEEELISYGIYTATYALAHALHAMMTIAGKAKNQLSNFQQWKMPQSVCCESCKAGYRKVKRDKESPCCYDCVQCPDGEISNSTDSQRCFKCSTFEKHNHNRDQCIPKDIQILTYKKSLSILITLFSLLLFSATVAIFGTFWKCQASPVVKANNPTLSYILLISLMFSFLCPLLFMGQPSSIRCLLQLTAFGVAFTVSVSTIFSKTLIVLIAFNATKPGSKLKKLLRTRWSITMICLCSLAEILLTVSWISSSPPFPDVSIDTDTVVLVCNVGSVPAFFLEIGYIGLLALTSLATAFLAKDFPDRYNEAKNISFSMLIFLSVWTAFVPTYLSSSGINMVAVEIFAILSSSAGLLCCIFLPKCYVIFLRPDLNRR